In one Cottoperca gobio chromosome 12, fCotGob3.1, whole genome shotgun sequence genomic region, the following are encoded:
- the tmem150c gene encoding transmembrane protein 150C, whose protein sequence is MWSCSLWALLPPVYSVFTAAGLWLVYFVAVNDETIAPLGSKYKRRNGSFYPPYISVAGNSPPASCIFSEVMNLAAFVGFIIAVLRYLQLKHVMDKQWLNFGSMVVLSFACFGMTLVGNFQVFTEEMIHNLGTFMTFGLGTLFCWVQSYITLRVNLKNEGRKAGVLRFLLSGCITVSMILHFSLIAQRLHMQAAQCQWALVMFFLTFLSTFGIEFRHNRFEMVCSEHSGCPVSRSETSEVSRYQPDQL, encoded by the exons ATGTGGAGCTGCAGTCTGTGGGCTCTTCTCCCTCCCGTGTactctgtgtttactgctgcTGGACTGTGGCTGGT ATACTTTGTCGCCGTCAATGATGAGACGATAGCACCACTGGGTTCAAAATACAA gAGAAGAAATGGATCCTTTTATCCTCCCTACATTAG TGTTGCAGGCAACTCTCCACCAGCCAGCTGCATCTTCAGCGAGGTCATGAACTTGGCTGCGTTTGTCG GGTTCATCATTGCCGTCCTCCGATACCTTCAGCTCAAACACGTAATGGACAAACAGTGGCTGAATTTCGGCAGTATGGTGGTTCTCTCTTTTGCCTGCTTCGGAATGACACTCGTAGGAAACTTCCAG gTATTCACTGAGGAGATGATCCACAATTTAGGCACCTTCATGACATTTGGGCTGGGGACGCTGTTCTGCTGGGTGCAGTCCTACATCACCCTGAGGGttaatctgaagaatgaaggcAGGAAGGCTGGTGTCCTCCGCTTCCTGTTGTCTGGATGCATCACTGTCTCCATGATACTCC ACTTCTCCCTGATTGCTCAGCGTCTCCACATGCAGGCAGCTCAGTGCCAGTGGGCGCTGGTCATGTTCTTCCTCACCTTCCTCAGTACTTTTGGCATCGAGTTTCGTCACAACCGCTTTGAAATGGTGTGCTCGGAACACTCTGGGTGTCCAGTGAGCCGCTCAGAGACTTCTGAAGTGTCCAGGTACCAGCCGGACCAACTGTGA
- the enoph1 gene encoding enolase-phosphatase E1 → MATVSIPACTSTVLLDIEGTTTPITFVKDILFPYIREHLEEYLSTHWEEDECKQDVHLLKKQIEEDMRQHRSCPVHTVDQTVHTDEEKAIREVMDNVLWQMAADRKSTALKQLQGHMWRSAYSSGRIKGEVYQDVIPSLKRWRGQGLKVYIYSSGSVEAQKLLFGYSVEGDVLDLLDGHFDTSIGAKVDGKSYERIAERIGCQPEEITFLTDVTREAKAAEEAGVNAVVVVRPGNMELTDDERAHYNLVTSFSQLELTGRA, encoded by the exons ATGGCCACTGTTTCAATTCCTGCTTGTACCAGTACAGTCTTGCTTGATATCGAGGGAACAACAACACCAATCACATTTGTAAAG gatATCTTATTTCCATACATCAGGGAGCATCTTGAGGAGTACTTGTCTACCCACTGGGAGGAAGACGAGTGCAAACAAGATGTTCATCTCCTAAAGAAACAG ATTGAAGAGGACATGAGACAGCATCGGTCGTGCCCCGTCCACACCGTGGACCAGACGGTTCACACAGACGAGGAGAAGGCCATTAGGGAGGTAATGGATAATGTGCTGTGGCAGATGgcagcagacaggaagtccACAGCACTCAAACAGCTCCAGGGTCACATGTGGAGGTCAGCTTATTCTTCAGGGAGAATCAAAGGCGA GGTCTACCAGGATGTCATTCCATCACTCAAAAGATGGAGAGGACAAGGACTAAAAGTTTACATTTACTCCTCTGGAAGCGTGGAGGCACAGAAACTCCTGTTTGGATACTCTGTTGAAGGAGACGTTTTAGAT TTATTAGACGGTCACTTTGACACCAGTATAGGAGCTAAAGTGGACGGTAAAAGCTATGAAAGAATTGCTGAGAGGATTGGCTGCCAACCTGAGGAAATCACATTCTTGACCGACGTCACTCGAG AGGCTAAAGCCGCTGAAGAGGCCGGGGTGAACGCGGTGGTGGTGGTCCGGCCTGGAAACATGGAGCTGACGGATGACGAGAGGGCCCACTATAACCTCGTCACATCCTTTAGCCAACTTGAACTGACGGGACGTGCTTAA